Proteins from one Triticum aestivum cultivar Chinese Spring chromosome 7A, IWGSC CS RefSeq v2.1, whole genome shotgun sequence genomic window:
- the LOC123148351 gene encoding uncharacterized protein has translation MARRKVPMRLIEKARARAETHARRTKGLQKKASELATLCAVPVALVCSAGKGAPPLVWESEEGVLERYRRAVPAETRARHTHRSYMETELGKERAKLARVRHGCPGALADWDAALNDMTLEEARGLLETIDAALRATGDRMEALGIPADGGHDRLEGSSHDALMPQQRGYGVGNPVDMDAAGFQQLQMVPFHAGNNDGLLEQFSLDDPFETQPGCRGFQCVGGNYSGGGDAMLSPGLANADYNYSGGGDEMLTLGLANADYNYSASGDKMLAPGFANADYNYSAGGDKMLARGIANADYNYSAGGDEKLALGLANADYNYSGGNDKMLAQGFANADYNYSGSGDEMLAPGFGNADYDWTDLTMWATDELCDAIMPLGCYPDFADSTLPAEYSAQVITGGDYVNTPPSGGYGYPMDMGVGDNFSNLDSNYMAHWQFQRFDTSSLLLGEMQS, from the coding sequence ATGGCCCGCCGCAAGGTCCCCATGAGGCTCATCGAGAAGGCGCGGGCGCGCGCCGAGACGCACGCCAGGAGGACCAAGGGGCTGCAGAAGAAGGCGTCGGAGCTCGCCACGCTCTGCGCGGTCCCGGTCGCgctcgtctgctccgccggcaagGGTGCTCCGCCGCTCGTGTGGGAGTCGGAGGAGGGAGTGCTCGAGAGGTACCGGCGCGCCGTCCCGGCCGAGACCCGCGCGCGGCACACGCACCGGAGCTACATGGAGACGGAGCTGGGCAAGGAGAGGGCCAAGCTCGCCCGGGTGCGGCACGGCTGCCCCGGCGCGCTCGCGGACTGGGACGCCGCGCTCAACGACATGACGCTGGAGGAGGCGCGGGGGCTGCTCGAGACCATCGACGCGGCGCTGCGGGCCACGGGAGACAGGATGGAGGCGCTGGGCATACCTGCCGACGGCGGCCACGACCGGCTCGAGGGTTCTTCCCACGACGCCCTCATGCCGCAGCAGCGCGGGTACGGTGTCGGCAACCCCGTGGACATGGACGCCGCCGGCTTCCAGCAGCTGCAGATGGTGCCGTTCCACGCTGGGAACAACGACGGCCTACTCGAGCAATTCTCATTGGACGATCCCTTCGAGACGCAGCCAGGGTGCCGCGGCTTCCAATGCGTCGGCGGCAACTactcgggcggcggcgacgcgaTGCTCTCGCCAGGCCTTGCCAATGCCGACTACAACTACTCGGGTGGCGGCGACGAGATGCTCACGCTAGGCCTCGCCAATGCTGACTACAACTACTCAGCCAGCGGCGACAAGATGCTCGCGCCGGGATTCGCCAATGCTGACTACAACTACTCGGCCGGCGGCGACAAGATGCTCGCGCGGGGCATCGCCAATGCTGACTACAACTACTCGGCTGGCGGCGACGAGAAGCTCGCACTAGGCCTTGCCAATGCTGACTACAACTACTCGGGCGGCAACGACAAGATGctcgcgcagggcttcgccaatgCTGACTACAACTACTCGGGCAGCGGCGACGAGATGCTCGCGCCTGGCTTTGGCAATGCTGACTACGACTGGACTGATCTGACCATGTGGGCCACCGACGAGTTGTGCGATGCAATCATGCCACTTGGGTGCTACCCTGACTTCGCGGACAGTACTCTGCCGGCCGAGTACTCCGCTCAGGTCATCACCGGCGGGGACTACGTGAACACACCACCATCTGGCGGGTATGGGTACCCCATGGACATGGGCGTGGGCGACAACTTCAGTAATCTCGACAGCAACTACATGGCGCACTGGCAGTTCCAGCGCTTCGACACAAGCAGTCTGTTGTTAGGGGAAATGCAGTCATAA